The Daucus carota subsp. sativus chromosome 7, DH1 v3.0, whole genome shotgun sequence genome window below encodes:
- the LOC108194089 gene encoding uncharacterized mitochondrial protein AtMg00810-like has product MLQKLRFVIRRGRSSPSLGRHRAWWSSPLRPSIICIRIPTPKWHLLLLSWWASLVAPAITSLGISATTTTILKFSAVLRLFTIDYVLSLGFTNSRCDTSLFIYKQGTDMAYILVYVDDIILTASSHALRHYIMASLSSEFAMKDLGPLNHFLGIAVTRHKGGLFLSQRKYAEKIVERAGMASCKPSATPVDTKSKISATSGTPVDDPARYRRLAGALQYLTITRPDISYAVQQICLHMHDPRTDHMSGLKRIIRYVQGTLDQGLHLYPSSVSSLVSYTDADWGGCPDTRRSTSGYCVFLGDNLLSWSSKRQPTLSLSSFRIMLAT; this is encoded by the exons ATGCTTCAAAAACTAAG GTTTGTTATTAGAAGGGGGAGGTCGAGCCCATCCTTGGGTAGGCATAGGGCATGGTGGAGTAGCCCATTGAGACCATCCATAATTTGCATACGGATCCCAACCCCAAAATGGCATCTGTTGTTGTTGTCCTGGTGGGCTAGCCTTGTTGCCCCTGCCATTACCTCCCTTGGTATTTCGGCCACCACCACGACCATTCTGAAATTTTCGGCCGTGTTGAGATTGTTTACGATTGACTATGTCTTATCTCTCGGCTTCACTAATAGTCGATGTGACACCTCCTTATTCATCTACAAACAGGGGACAGATATGGCATACATTTTggtatatgttgatgacattatactTACTGCTTCTTCTCATGCTCTCCGGCATTATATTATGGCTAGTCTCAGTTCTGAGTTTGCTATGAAGGATCTTGGTcctttaaatcattttttggGCATTGCAGTCACTCGCCACAAGGGTGGTTTGTTTCTCTCTCAACGCAAATATGCTGAGAAAATTGTTGAGCGTGCTGGCATGGCATCTTGTAAACCATCAGCTACTCCAGTTgacacaaaatcaaaaattagtGCCACTTCTGGTACTCCAGTTGATGATCCTGCTCGCTATCGGCGACTTGCAGGGGCGTTACAGTACCTTACCATTACACGGCCGGACATTTCTTACGCCGTCCAACAAATTTGTCTTCACATGCATGATCCAAGGACGGATCATATGTCTGGTCTCAAACGTATCATTCGCTATGTCCAAGGTACTTTAGACCAGGGCTTGCATTTATACCCATCATCTGTCTCATCTCTGGTCTCTTACACTGATGCGGATTGGGGTGGGTGTCCTGATACAAGGAGATCTACATCTGGTTACTGTGTTTTTCTCGGGGACAACTTATTATCTTGGTCCTCAAAGCGACAGCCCACGCTGTCTTTATCTAGTTTCAGAATCATGTTGGCGACGTAA